A DNA window from Chlamydia felis Fe/C-56 contains the following coding sequences:
- a CDS encoding CT847 family type III secretion system effector, with amino-acid sequence MSIQPKTLDTDKIPAVVPPCTKVVSDSIVINKPSAIYFCISVMLQLSTSTTEFGKAIMAVLQDNTVAQQKKTKELINLPLLKVPDLQKVDNFDENKPSYKNQTEIQAYQTSNQQITANRQLIQQELSAAQQRAQANQKAVNATSTESMKLLQATNALLSSLQEYTIKANLTTSPSD; translated from the coding sequence ATGAGCATACAACCCAAAACATTAGATACTGATAAAATCCCAGCAGTTGTTCCTCCATGTACAAAAGTTGTATCAGACAGCATTGTAATTAATAAACCCTCAGCTATTTACTTCTGCATTTCTGTAATGTTGCAATTATCAACATCAACTACAGAATTCGGCAAAGCAATTATGGCTGTGCTACAAGACAACACAGTAGCTCAACAAAAGAAAACTAAAGAACTCATCAACTTGCCTCTATTGAAAGTCCCCGATCTTCAAAAAGTTGATAACTTCGATGAAAATAAACCTTCTTATAAAAACCAAACAGAAATTCAAGCTTACCAAACATCTAACCAACAAATTACCGCTAACCGACAGCTTATCCAACAAGAACTGTCCGCAGCACAACAAAGAGCGCAAGCTAATCAAAAAGCCGTAAACGCCACCTCTACAGAATCTATGAAGTTATTGCAAGCAACTAATGCTCTCCTATCTTCATTACAAGAATACACTATTAAAGCAAATTTAACGACTTCTCCATCTGATTAA